A portion of the Anser cygnoides isolate HZ-2024a breed goose chromosome 29, Taihu_goose_T2T_genome, whole genome shotgun sequence genome contains these proteins:
- the CALM3 gene encoding calmodulin-3, with the protein MADQLTEEQIAEFKEAFSLFDKDGDGTITTKELGTVMRSLGQNPTEAELQDMINEVDADGNGTIDFPEFLTMMARKMKDTDSEEEIREAFRVFDKDGNGYISAAELRHVMTNLGEKLTDEEVDEMIREADIDGDGQVNYEEFVQMMTAK; encoded by the exons atg gcgGACCAGCTCACCGAGGAGCAGATCGCAG AGTTCAAGGAGGCGTTCTCGCTCTTCGACAAGGACGGCGACGGCACCATCACCACCAAGGAGCTGGGCACCGTCATGCGCTCGCTGGGCCAGAACCCCACCGAGGCCGAGCTGCAGGACATGATCAACGAGGTGGACGCCGACG GCAACGGCACCATCGACTTCCCCGAGTTCCTCACCATGATGGCGAGGAAGATGAAGGACACGGACAGCGAGGAGGAGATCCGCGAGGCTTTCCGCGTCTTCGACAAG GACGGGAACGGGTACATCAGCGCGGCGGAGCTGCGGCACGTGATGACCAACCTGGGGGAGAAGCTGACGGACGAGGAGGTGGATGAGATGATCCGCGAGGCCGACATCGACGGGGACGGGCAGGTCAACTACGAGG AGTTCGTGCAGATGATGACGGCGaagtga